A genomic region of Amphiura filiformis chromosome 6, Afil_fr2py, whole genome shotgun sequence contains the following coding sequences:
- the LOC140154590 gene encoding cytochrome P450 4F4-like, whose protein sequence is MDVSVINLAVVAVVVITLVKLAQLVRQRFQLEKSLAAFPTAPDRHWFWGHLPKMTYDEDMYQWSREVVESLPDICKTWFGPLLVSLSVHHSNMAKCILSTSAQLRISYQQQVLYSASSGYVTGDEPMYLWSGQVVASLPYFANTWFGPLQVSLSLHHFHMVKSILSTSEPKEQYTYDLIRPWLGDGLLLSGGKKWARNRRLLTPGFHFEVLRPYAKIFQESSNTLVNKLQEACKGGSLSPREMFTDISLLTLDSLLKCIFSAESNCQVGYVRHPYIRGVVELSHLAMARFRFLPYHINLVYHLSYSGYRWRRALNDVHSYSKSVIHQRKEALKAAGGAAPDRKYIDFLDILLSAKDDDGTGLTDQEIQDEVDTFMFEGHDTTASGLSWMLYNMANNPAYQQKCREEVDELMAKKGSDQLEWDDLNQLPYLTQCLKESLRFHPPVPIVMRRLTKDIAFPDGKVAPAGTFVTIPISALHHNPAVWKEPELYDPERFSSENSKSIPPYAYVPFSAGPRNCIGQNFAMNEMKVVMANILHNFTLTVDKSIRVERFNSVVTRAKNGIHLFVKLRKC, encoded by the exons ATGGATGTCTCAGTCATTAATCTTGCAGTAGTTGCAGTGGTTGTCATCACCTTGGTGAAGTTGGCACAACTTGTAAGGCAACGTTTCCAGCTGGAAAAATCACTGGCAGCCTTCCCTACAGCCCCAGATAGGCATTGGTTCTGGGGGCATTTACCTAAA ATGACATATGATGAAGATATGTATCAATGGAGCAGAGAAGTTGTGGAATCTTTACCGGACATCTGTAAAACTTGGTTTGGCCCGCTGCTAGTATCTCTGTCTGTCCATCATTCTAATATGGCTAAGTGTATTCTGTCAACATCAG CACAGCTAAGAATATCTTATCAACAACAGGTACTTTATTCAGCAtcaagtggttac GTTACAGGTGATGAGCCTATGTATCTTTGGAGTGGACAAGTTGTGGCATCTTTGCCGTACTTCGCTAACACATGGTTTGGTCCACTGCAGGTTTCCCTCTCTCTCCATCATTTTCACATGGTTAAGAGTATCTTATCAACATCAG AACCTAAAGAACAGTACACCTATGACTTGATACGGCCCTGGTTAGGTGACGGGTTGTTATTAAGCGGTGGTAAGAAATGGGCACGGAATCGTCGTCTCCTTACTCCTGGGTTCCATTTTGAAGTGTTGCGACCATATGCCAAGATTTTCCAAGAATCCTCAAATACACTGGTA AATAAATTGCAGGAGGCCTGTAAAGGTGGTTCGCTCTCGCCCAGGGAAATGTTTACTGATATTAGTCTGCTAACATTGGATAGTTTGTTGAAATGTATCTTCAGTGCTGAAAGTAACTGCcaggttggata TGTTCGTCACCCATACATACGTGGTGTGGTAGAGCTCTCCCACCTAGCCATGGCAAGGTTCCGCTTCCTCCCCTACCACATCAATCTCGTTTACCATCTAAGCTACAGTGGTTACCGCTGGAGACGGGCATTGAATGATGTGCACTCATATTCCAAGTCTGTGATTCATCAGCGTAAGGAGGCATTAAAGGCAGCAGGTGGTGCAGCACCGGACAGGAAGTACATTGATTTCTTGGATATTTTACTGAGTGCTAAG GATGATGATGGCACTGGTCTCACAGATCAAGAAATTCAGGATGAAGTTGATACTTTCATGTTTGAGGGCCACGACACAACGGCTAGTGGTCTCTCCTGGATGCTCTATAATATGGCTAATAATCCTGCATATCAGCAAAAATGCCGAGAAGAGGTTGACGAACTGATGGCAAAGAAAGGATCTGATCAATTGGAATG GGATGATCTTAACCAGTTACCATATCTGACGCAGTGCCTCAAAGAAAGCCTTCGGTTTCATCCTCCAGTCCCAATTGTGATGCGTAGACTTACCAAAGATATAGCCTTCCCTGATGGTAAAGTCGCACCAGCAG GAACCTTTGTCACTATTCCTATATCTGCCCTACATCATAACCCAGCTGTATGGAAAGAGCCAGAGCTTTATGATCCAGAACGATTTTCAAGTGAGAATTCCAAAAGCATTCCTCCGTATGCCTATGTGCCTTTTTCTGCAGGACCCAG AAATTGCATCGGGCAAAATTTTGCGATGAATGAAATGAAAGTGGTGATGGCCAATATCCTGCACAACTTCACCTTGACTGTGGACAAGTCTATACGTGTGGAGCGATTCAACAGTGTCGTCACTAGAGCAAAGAACGGCATTCACCTATTTGTGAAGCTAAGAAAGTGTTAA